From Rutidosis leptorrhynchoides isolate AG116_Rl617_1_P2 chromosome 3, CSIRO_AGI_Rlap_v1, whole genome shotgun sequence, a single genomic window includes:
- the LOC139896097 gene encoding protein SODIUM POTASSIUM ROOT DEFECTIVE 2-like, protein MKTKDIFCASQASTTIMDSGNHHQPSSSAASGGRTIDRHNPIIRDEKRLTKTLLTPPLFTTTSLNNKTKPEKHKTKPDTKRKNIAFADENNDQTNKNVVRKQGTSALLGWNCTKPSDFISPATSSRFLLGDKSLVSDQLFDPLLKQLSTLLPPPPPQLLPEKIDKCDGDKTYYKKKDEEILSSSPVKTLPRTSSSLSSRSSDHQVVVLRVSLHCKGCERKMRKHLSKMEGVTSFNIDFIAKKVTVVGDITPLAVLTSISKVKNAKLLTPTTISSSNVPQVDPNFSEIKKQLGLVA, encoded by the exons ATGAAAACTAAAGATATATTCTGTGCTTCTCAAGCCTCCACCACCATCATGGATTCCGGAAATCATCACCAACCGTCATCCTCTGCCGCCTCAGGCGGTCGAACAATCGACCGCCACAATCCAATCATCCGAGACGAAAAAAGACTTACAAAAACCCTACTCACACCACCTCTTTTCACCACCACCTCCTTAAACAACAAAACCAAGCCCGAGAAACACAAAACTAAACCCGATACAAAGAGAAAAAACATTGCGTTTGCGGACGAAAATAATGATCAAACAAATAAAAATGTGGTTAGAAAGCAAGGAACAAGTGCGTTGCTCGGATGGAATTGTACAAAGCCTAGTGATTTCATAAGCCCGGCTACTTCTTCAAGGTTTTTGTTAGGTGATAAATCGTTAGTGTCTGATCAGTTATTTGATCCTCTTTTAAAGCAACTTTCGACACTGTTGCCGCCACCACCACCGCAACTGTTGCCGGAAAAAATAGATAAATGTGATGGTGATAAAACTTATTACAAAAAGAAAGATGAGGAAATATTATCATCTTCTCCGGTCAAAACACTGCCACGGACGTCCTCGTCCTTGTCATCACGTTCATCCGATCATCAG GTGGTTGTGTTAAGAGTGTCATTGCACTGCAAAGGCTGTGAAAGGAAAATGAGGAAACATTTATCTAAAATGGAAG GGGTAACATCATTCAACATAGACTTCATTGCAAAGAAGGTGACTGTTGTTGGAGACATAACACCGTTAGCTGTTCTAACAAGCATATCGAAGGTCAAGAACGCAAAATTATTGACTCCTACAACGATTTCGTCATCAAATGTTCCTCAAGTGGATCCGAATTTCTCAGAGATCAAAAAACAGTTAGGACTCGTCGCATGA